One genomic window of Vibrio parahaemolyticus includes the following:
- a CDS encoding GrpB family protein, with product MSLRIIEVVDFQSSWADDFNREKALICNALSQENVVEVHHIGSTSVEGLCAKPIIDILLEVKCLSELDEQSYLMESLGYLAKGEFGIPGRRYFQKGGVQRTHQVHAFLTGSHEAQRHIAFKEYLIAFPEVADEYGVLKKTGAAICNNDIDVYCRHKDSFIKEHEAKALNWKFA from the coding sequence GTGAGTTTAAGGATAATTGAAGTCGTAGATTTTCAGTCGTCGTGGGCTGATGATTTTAACCGAGAGAAAGCGTTAATCTGTAATGCGTTAAGCCAAGAAAATGTGGTGGAAGTTCACCACATCGGTAGCACTTCAGTTGAAGGTTTATGTGCGAAACCAATTATAGATATTCTGCTCGAAGTTAAATGTCTCAGTGAACTGGATGAGCAAAGTTACTTGATGGAATCGTTGGGCTATCTTGCTAAAGGTGAGTTTGGTATCCCGGGTAGGCGTTACTTTCAAAAAGGTGGGGTTCAACGAACTCATCAAGTCCACGCTTTTCTAACAGGTTCACATGAAGCACAAAGACACATCGCTTTTAAAGAGTATCTTATCGCTTTTCCTGAAGTGGCCGATGAGTATGGTGTGTTAAAGAAAACTGGAGCAGCAATCTGCAACAATGACATAGATGTATATTGCCGTCATAAAGATAGCTTTATTAAAGAGCATGAGGCTAAGGCTCTCAACTGGAAATTTGCCTAA
- a CDS encoding nuclear transport factor 2 family protein — MNSKEVVLAFWDAMKTNDFAKASEWLSPDFEGFWPQSGELIIGRDNFTSINSYYPANGIWEFTVHSVVCDGETVVTDVSITDSVQKARAITFHTVENGLISKQKEFWPDPMEAQAWRAKWVRLVQD; from the coding sequence ATGAATTCAAAGGAAGTCGTCCTAGCTTTTTGGGATGCGATGAAAACAAATGACTTTGCCAAAGCAAGCGAGTGGCTTAGCCCAGACTTTGAGGGTTTCTGGCCGCAGTCTGGTGAACTTATTATTGGCCGAGACAACTTTACGTCTATCAATTCCTATTACCCAGCGAATGGTATTTGGGAGTTTACAGTTCACTCTGTAGTTTGCGACGGTGAAACAGTTGTCACTGATGTATCAATTACAGATAGTGTCCAAAAAGCACGAGCTATAACTTTTCATACCGTTGAAAATGGCTTAATAAGTAAGCAAAAAGAGTTCTGGCCAGACCCAATGGAGGCACAGGCATGGCGGGCAAAATGGGTCAGATTAGTGCAAGATTAA
- a CDS encoding GNAT family N-acetyltransferase, whose protein sequence is MEIAFRQINIDDFELCVAARKDAYFCSFGHCDGIDDFISGYRERVLGRLATSGWFYIHIFVDGQFAGQLEFRSFSPEPETGYVHLIYLKPNFRGSGLAPKVQDYIVSTLSKAGCFRAVLSVSRTNHRALSFYKRHGWEFVRKNPKHDETDFYQLWLRT, encoded by the coding sequence ATGGAAATTGCTTTTCGGCAGATAAACATTGATGATTTCGAATTATGCGTTGCTGCGAGAAAAGATGCATACTTTTGTAGTTTTGGGCATTGCGATGGTATCGACGACTTCATCAGTGGTTATCGTGAACGAGTCTTAGGCCGGTTAGCAACATCAGGATGGTTCTATATCCATATATTTGTGGATGGTCAGTTTGCAGGGCAATTAGAGTTTCGTAGTTTTTCACCCGAGCCGGAGACTGGCTATGTGCATCTCATTTACTTAAAGCCGAATTTTCGTGGTTCAGGACTCGCCCCAAAAGTGCAGGATTATATTGTAAGCACTTTGAGTAAAGCGGGTTGTTTTCGTGCTGTACTTTCAGTAAGCCGAACTAACCATCGCGCGCTCTCATTCTATAAGCGCCATGGTTGGGAGTTCGTGCGCAAGAATCCCAAGCACGATGAAACAGACTTTTACCAACTTTGGTTACGCACCTAA